Proteins from one Pseudoliparis swirei isolate HS2019 ecotype Mariana Trench chromosome 22, NWPU_hadal_v1, whole genome shotgun sequence genomic window:
- the LOC130213387 gene encoding uncharacterized protein LOC130213387 isoform X2, with protein MVSRCVFRVSQFEFKVSRCEFMVSRCELKVSRCELKVSRCEFRVSRCEFMVSRCEFKVSQFELKVSRCEFRVSRCEFRVSRCEFRVSRCEFMVSRCEFKVSRCEFKVSRCEFKVSQFELKVSRCEFRVSRCELKVSRCEFMVSRCELKVSRCELKVSRCEFMVSRCEFTVSRCEFTVSRCELKVSRCEFMVSRCEFKVSRCEFKVSRCEFMVSRCEFKVSRCEFKVSRCEFMVSRCELKVSRCEFTVSRCEFTVSRCEFKVSRFELKVSRCEFRVSRCELKVSRCELKVSRCEFTVSRCEFTVSRCEFTVSRCEFKVSRCEFKVSLCELKVSRCELKVSRCELKVSRCELKVSRCEFTVSRCEFTVSRCEFTVSRCEFTPLGNCNGDVTDSCSMVEVGGYSLRSELILMTVI; from the exons ATGGTGTCACGGTGTGTGTTTAGGGTGTCACAGTTTGAGTTTAAGGTGTCACGGTGTGAGTTTATGGTGTCACGGTGTGAGTTGAAGGTGTCACGGTGTGAGCTTAAGGTGTCACGGTGTGAGTTTAGGGTGTCACGGTGTGAGTTTATGGTGTCACGGTGTGAGTTTAAGGTGTCACAGTTTGAGCTTAAGGTGTCACGGTGTGAGTTTAGGGTGTCACGGTGTGAGTTTAGGGTGTCACGGTGTGAGTTTAGGGTGTCACGGTGTGAGTTTATGGTGTCACGGTGTGAGTTTAAGGTGTCACGGTGTGAGTTTAAGGTGTCACGGTGTGAGTTTAAGGTGTCACAGTTTGAGCTTAAGGTGTCACGGTGTGAGTTTAGGGTGTCACGGTGTGAGTTGAAGGTGTCACGGTGTGAGTTTATGGTGTCACGGTGTGAGTTGAAGGTGTCACGGTGTGAGTTGAAGGTGTCACGGTGTGAGTTTATGGTGTCACGGTGTGAGTTTACGGTGTCACGGTGTGAGTTTACGGTGTCACGGTGTGAGTTGAAGGTGTCACGGTGTGAGTTTATGGTGTCACGGTGTGAGTTTAAGGTGTCACGGTGTGAGTTTAAGGTGTCACGGTGTGAGTTTATGGTGTCACGGTGTGAGTTTAAGGTGTCACGGTGTGAGTTTAAGGTGTCACGGTGTGAGTTTATGGTGTCACGGTGTGAGTTGAAG GTGTCACGGTGTGAGTTTACGGTGTCACGGTGTGAGTTTACGGTGTCACGGTGTGAGTTTAAGGTGTCACGGTTTGAGCTTAAGGTGTCACGGTGTGAGTTTAGGGTGTCACGGTGTGAGTTGAAGGTGTCACGGTGTGAGTTGAAGGTGTCACGGTGTGAGTTTACGGTGTCACGGTGTGAGTTTACGGTGTCACGGTGTGAGTTTACGGTGTCACGGTGTGAGTTTAAGGTGTCACGGTGTGAGTTTAAGGTGTCACTGTGTGAGTTGAAGGTGTCACGGTGTGAGTTGAAGGTGTCACGGTGTGAGTTGAAGGTGTCACGGTGTGAGTTGAAGGTGTCACGGTGTGAGTTTACGGTGTCACGGTGTGAGTTTACGGTGTCACGGTGTGAGTTTACGGTGTCACGGTGTGAGTTTACTCCGTTGGGAAATTGCAACGGAGACGTGACAGACTCGTGTTCTATGGTAGAAGTAGGTGGTTACAGTCTTAGATCTGAGCTCATATTAATGACTGTGATCTGA
- the LOC130213387 gene encoding uncharacterized protein LOC130213387 isoform X1, giving the protein MVSRCVFRVSQFEFKVSRCEFMVSRCELKVSRCELKVSRCEFRVSRCEFMVSRCEFKVSQFELKVSRCEFRVSRCEFRVSRCEFRVSRCEFMVSRCEFKVSRCEFKVSRCEFKVSQFELKVSRCEFRVSRCELKVSRCEFMVSRCELKVSRCELKVSRCEFMVSRCEFTVSRCEFTVSRCELKVSRCEFMVSRCEFKVSRCEFKVSRCEFMVSRCEFKVSRCEFKVSRCEFMVSRCELKVSRCEFMVSRCELKVSRCEFTVSRCEFTVSRCEFKVSRFELKVSRCEFRVSRCELKVSRCELKVSRCEFTVSRCEFTVSRCEFTVSRCEFKVSRCEFKVSLCELKVSRCELKVSRCELKVSRCELKVSRCEFTVSRCEFTVSRCEFTVSRCEFTPLGNCNGDVTDSCSMVEVGGYSLRSELILMTVI; this is encoded by the exons ATGGTGTCACGGTGTGTGTTTAGGGTGTCACAGTTTGAGTTTAAGGTGTCACGGTGTGAGTTTATGGTGTCACGGTGTGAGTTGAAGGTGTCACGGTGTGAGCTTAAGGTGTCACGGTGTGAGTTTAGGGTGTCACGGTGTGAGTTTATGGTGTCACGGTGTGAGTTTAAGGTGTCACAGTTTGAGCTTAAGGTGTCACGGTGTGAGTTTAGGGTGTCACGGTGTGAGTTTAGGGTGTCACGGTGTGAGTTTAGGGTGTCACGGTGTGAGTTTATGGTGTCACGGTGTGAGTTTAAGGTGTCACGGTGTGAGTTTAAGGTGTCACGGTGTGAGTTTAAGGTGTCACAGTTTGAGCTTAAGGTGTCACGGTGTGAGTTTAGGGTGTCACGGTGTGAGTTGAAGGTGTCACGGTGTGAGTTTATGGTGTCACGGTGTGAGTTGAAGGTGTCACGGTGTGAGTTGAAGGTGTCACGGTGTGAGTTTATGGTGTCACGGTGTGAGTTTACGGTGTCACGGTGTGAGTTTACGGTGTCACGGTGTGAGTTGAAGGTGTCACGGTGTGAGTTTATGGTGTCACGGTGTGAGTTTAAGGTGTCACGGTGTGAGTTTAAGGTGTCACGGTGTGAGTTTATGGTGTCACGGTGTGAGTTTAAGGTGTCACGGTGTGAGTTTAAGGTGTCACGGTGTGAGTTTATGGTGTCACGGTGTGAGTTGAAGGTGTCACGGTGTGAGTTTATGGTGTCACGGTGTGAGTTGAAG GTGTCACGGTGTGAGTTTACGGTGTCACGGTGTGAGTTTACGGTGTCACGGTGTGAGTTTAAGGTGTCACGGTTTGAGCTTAAGGTGTCACGGTGTGAGTTTAGGGTGTCACGGTGTGAGTTGAAGGTGTCACGGTGTGAGTTGAAGGTGTCACGGTGTGAGTTTACGGTGTCACGGTGTGAGTTTACGGTGTCACGGTGTGAGTTTACGGTGTCACGGTGTGAGTTTAAGGTGTCACGGTGTGAGTTTAAGGTGTCACTGTGTGAGTTGAAGGTGTCACGGTGTGAGTTGAAGGTGTCACGGTGTGAGTTGAAGGTGTCACGGTGTGAGTTGAAGGTGTCACGGTGTGAGTTTACGGTGTCACGGTGTGAGTTTACGGTGTCACGGTGTGAGTTTACGGTGTCACGGTGTGAGTTTACTCCGTTGGGAAATTGCAACGGAGACGTGACAGACTCGTGTTCTATGGTAGAAGTAGGTGGTTACAGTCTTAGATCTGAGCTCATATTAATGACTGTGATCTGA
- the LOC130213387 gene encoding uncharacterized protein LOC130213387 isoform X3, producing the protein MVSRCELKVSRCELKVSRCEFRVSRCEFMVSRCEFKVSQFELKVSRCEFRVSRCEFRVSRCEFRVSRCEFMVSRCEFKVSRCEFKVSRCEFKVSQFELKVSRCEFRVSRCELKVSRCEFMVSRCELKVSRCELKVSRCEFMVSRCEFTVSRCEFTVSRCELKVSRCEFMVSRCEFKVSRCEFKVSRCEFMVSRCEFKVSRCEFKVSRCEFMVSRCELKVSRCEFMVSRCELKVSRCEFTVSRCEFTVSRCEFKVSRFELKVSRCEFRVSRCELKVSRCELKVSRCEFTVSRCEFTVSRCEFTVSRCEFKVSRCEFKVSLCELKVSRCELKVSRCELKVSRCELKVSRCEFTVSRCEFTVSRCEFTVSRCEFTPLGNCNGDVTDSCSMVEVGGYSLRSELILMTVI; encoded by the exons ATGGTGTCACGGTGTGAGTTGAAGGTGTCACGGTGTGAGCTTAAGGTGTCACGGTGTGAGTTTAGGGTGTCACGGTGTGAGTTTATGGTGTCACGGTGTGAGTTTAAGGTGTCACAGTTTGAGCTTAAGGTGTCACGGTGTGAGTTTAGGGTGTCACGGTGTGAGTTTAGGGTGTCACGGTGTGAGTTTAGGGTGTCACGGTGTGAGTTTATGGTGTCACGGTGTGAGTTTAAGGTGTCACGGTGTGAGTTTAAGGTGTCACGGTGTGAGTTTAAGGTGTCACAGTTTGAGCTTAAGGTGTCACGGTGTGAGTTTAGGGTGTCACGGTGTGAGTTGAAGGTGTCACGGTGTGAGTTTATGGTGTCACGGTGTGAGTTGAAGGTGTCACGGTGTGAGTTGAAGGTGTCACGGTGTGAGTTTATGGTGTCACGGTGTGAGTTTACGGTGTCACGGTGTGAGTTTACGGTGTCACGGTGTGAGTTGAAGGTGTCACGGTGTGAGTTTATGGTGTCACGGTGTGAGTTTAAGGTGTCACGGTGTGAGTTTAAGGTGTCACGGTGTGAGTTTATGGTGTCACGGTGTGAGTTTAAGGTGTCACGGTGTGAGTTTAAGGTGTCACGGTGTGAGTTTATGGTGTCACGGTGTGAGTTGAAGGTGTCACGGTGTGAGTTTATGGTGTCACGGTGTGAGTTGAAG GTGTCACGGTGTGAGTTTACGGTGTCACGGTGTGAGTTTACGGTGTCACGGTGTGAGTTTAAGGTGTCACGGTTTGAGCTTAAGGTGTCACGGTGTGAGTTTAGGGTGTCACGGTGTGAGTTGAAGGTGTCACGGTGTGAGTTGAAGGTGTCACGGTGTGAGTTTACGGTGTCACGGTGTGAGTTTACGGTGTCACGGTGTGAGTTTACGGTGTCACGGTGTGAGTTTAAGGTGTCACGGTGTGAGTTTAAGGTGTCACTGTGTGAGTTGAAGGTGTCACGGTGTGAGTTGAAGGTGTCACGGTGTGAGTTGAAGGTGTCACGGTGTGAGTTGAAGGTGTCACGGTGTGAGTTTACGGTGTCACGGTGTGAGTTTACGGTGTCACGGTGTGAGTTTACGGTGTCACGGTGTGAGTTTACTCCGTTGGGAAATTGCAACGGAGACGTGACAGACTCGTGTTCTATGGTAGAAGTAGGTGGTTACAGTCTTAGATCTGAGCTCATATTAATGACTGTGATCTGA
- the ctnnb1 gene encoding catenin beta-1 codes for MASQADLMELDMAMEPDRKVAVSHWQQQSYLDSGIHSGATTTAPSLSGKGNPEEDDVDNQVLYEWEQGFNQSFAPEQVQDIDGQYAMTRAQRVRAAMFPETLEEGMQIPSSQYDAANPTNVQRLAEPSQMLKHAVVNLINYQDDAELATRAIPELTKLLNDEDQVVVNKAAVMVHQLSKKEASRHAIMRSPQMVSAVVRTMQNTNDVETARCAAGTLHNLSHHREGLLAIFKSGGIPALVKMLGSPVDSVLFYAITTLHNLLLHQEGAKMAVRLAGGLQKMVALLNKTNVKFLAITTDCLQILAYGNQESKLIILASGGPQALVNIMRTYTYEKLLWTTSRVLKVLSVCSSNKPAIVEAGGMQALGLHLTDPSQRLVQNCLWTLRNLSDAATKQEGMEGLLGTLVQLLGSDDINVVTCAAGILSNLTCNNYKNKMMVCQVGGIEALVRTVLRAGDREDITEPAICALRHLTSRHQDAEMAQNAVRLHYGLPVVVKLLHPPSHWPLIKATVGLIRNLALCPANHAPLREQGAIPRLVQLLVRAHQDAQRRTSMGGTQQQFVEGVRMEEIVEGCTGALHILARDVHNRIVIRGLNTIPLFVQLLYSPIENIQRVAAGVLCELAQDKEAAEAIEAEGATAPLTELLHSRNEGVATYAAAVLFRMSEDKPQDYKKRLSVELTSSLFRTEPMAWNETGDLGLDIGAQGEPLGYRQEDPSYRSFHSGGYGGDSMGMEPMMDHDLGGVHHPGQDYPPVDGLPDLGHAQELIEGLPPGDANQLAWFDTDL; via the exons ATGGCGTCCCAGG CTGATCTGATGGAGCTGGACATGGCCATGGAGCCGGACCGCAAGGTGGCCGTCAGCCACTGGCAGCAGCAGTCCTACCTGGACTCGGGCATCCACTCCGGAGCCACCACCACGGCGCCCTCCCTCAGCGGGAAGGGCAACCCGGAGGAGGACGACGTGGACAACCAGGTCCTGTACGAGTGGGAGCAGGGCTTCAACCAGAGCTTCGCCCCGGAGCAGGTCCAAG ACATCGACGGCCAGTACGCCATGACCCGCGCCCAGCGGGTGCGCGCGGCGATGTTCCCCGAGACGCTAGAGGAGGGCATGCAGATCCCCTCCTCCCAGTACGACGCAGCCAACCCCACCAACGTGCAGCGGCTGGCGGAGCCCTCGCAAATGCTCAAACACGCCGTGGTGAACCTCATCAACTACCAGGACGACGCGGAGCTGGCGACCCGAGCGATACCCGAGCTCACCAAGCTGCTCAACGACGAGGACCAG GTCGTGGTGAACAAAGCGGCCGTGATGGTCCACCAGCTCTCAAAGAAAGAAGCCTCTCGCCACGCCATCATGCGCTCGCCCCAGATGGTGTCGGCCGTCGTGCGGACCATGCAGAACACCAACGACGTGGAGACGGCGCGCTGCGCCGCGGGGACGCTCCACAACCTGTCCCACCACAGGGAGGGGCTGCTGGCCATCTTCAAGTCCGGAGGGATCCCGGCGCTCGTCAAGATGCTGGG GTCGCCGGTGGACTCGGTCCTGTTCTACGCCATCACCACGCTGCACAACCTCCTCCTGCACCAGGAAGGAGCCAAGATGGCCGTCCGCTTAGCCGGAGGTCTCCAGAAGATGGTGGCGCTGCTCAACAAGACCAACGTCAAGTTCTTGGCCATCACCACCGACTGTCTCCAGATCCTGGCCTACGGGAACCAGGAGAGCAAG TTGATCATCCTGGCCAGCGGCGGCCCTCAGGCGCTGGTGAACATCATGAGGACGTACACCTACGAGAAGCTGCTGTGGACGACGAGCCGCGTCCTCAAGGTCCTGTCGGTCTGCTCCAGCAACAAGCCGGCCATCGTGGAAGCCG GAGGCATGCAGGCGCTGGGGCTGCACCTCACGGACCCGAGCCAGAGGCTGGTCCAGAACTGCCTCTGGACCCTCAGGAACCTCTCAGACGCTGCCACCAAGCAG gaggGGATGGAGGGTCTCCTCGGGACGCTGGTCCAGCTGCTCGGCAGCGACGACATCAACGTGGTGACGTGCGCCGCCGGCATCCTGTCCAACCTCACCTGCAACAACTACAAGAACAAGATGATGGTGTGCCAG GTGGGCGGCATCGAGGCGCTGGTGCGCACCGTGCTCCGGGCCGGCGACCGGGAGGACATCACGGAACCGGCCATCTGCGCCCTGCGCCACCTCACGTCTCGCCACCAGGACGCGGAGATGGCGCAGAACGCCGTCCGGCTGCACTACGGCCTGCCGGTGGTCGTCAAGCTGCTGCACCCGCCGTCGCACTGGCCGCTCATCAAG GCGACGGTCGGGCTGATCCGTAACCTGGCTCTGTGCCCGGCTAACCACGCCCCCCTGAGGGAGCAGGGCGCCATCCCCCGCCTGGTGCAGCTGCTGGTCCGAGCGCACCAAGACGCACAGAGACGCACCAGCATGGGAGGCACGCAGCAGCAGTTtgtg GAGGGCGTCCGCATGGAGGAGATCGTGGAGGGCTGCACGGGAGCGCTTCACATCCTGGCCAGAGATGTTCACAACAGAATAGTCATCCGGGGACTCAACACCATCCCACTCTTCGTCCAG CTGCTGTATTCTCCGATCGAGAACATCCAGCGTGTGGCGGCCGGCGTCCTGTGTGAGCTGGCTCAGGACAAAGAGGCGGCCGAGGCCATCGAGGCCGAGGGCGCCACGGCGCCGCTCACCGAGCTGCTGCACAGCCGCAACGAGGGAGTCG CCACCTATGCTGCTGCGGTTCTGTTCCGCATGTCTGAGGACAAACCTCAAGACTACAAGAAGCGTCTCTCAGTGGAGCTCACCAGCTCTCTGTTCAGGACCGAACCCATGGCCTGGaacgag ACTGGAGACCTGGGTTTGGACATTGGAGCACAGGGAGAGCCTCTGGGCTACAGACAGGAAG accccaGCTACCGTTCCTTCCACTCGGGGGGCTACGGAGGCGACTCGATGGGCATGGAGCCCATGATGGACCATGACCTGGGCGGGGTCCACCACCCGGGCCAGGACTACCCCCCCGTAGACGGGCTGCCTGACCTGGGCCACGCCCAGGAGCTGATCGAGGGTCTCCCACCGGGCGACGCCAACCAATTGGCCTGGTTCGATACCGACCTGTAA